AAAACCCAGCCAGCCAGCAGTCCCAGACCTGCTCCTCACAGAGCTCATCCTTCCTCCcactcccttcctccctcctgtgTATCCCAGCTTCCCAGatcctgttgcttttctttcccatctcccATTTACAAATGAAAGCCGCAATGATCAGATACGAAACTCttatttctcagaaagaaaacaaaaaatgctggGGAATGGAGAAGtagggtttgtttttccctataGAAAGATACTTCTGTACACACTGTTATTAAAAGGAGCTGTTTTGGCTATGGGAGGCTTCAGTCTACTTCCATGTGCCCCAACTCTGCCTGTTGGAGAGGGGGAATGCCAGAGCATTCATCCACATGACAGAAGTACCAACCCTGCTGTGCAGGAACAGCTTCAATCCCTGCAGGTTTGTTTGTTCCTCTTGTAAAGCAAGGATGTTTTTCATCGTCGTGAACAATTTTAACCTGCTGAGCAGTGGGTACAGCCTGGGAATTTTAGGCGTTGAAAATGAACTACATAATTTCCAGTCTCCTGGGTTTATAGTTTTATCTTCCCTCAGGGTTACAAGGTAGGCAGGCTTACAGCCCCTTAGGAAGGATAACATGGCTAAACATTGGAAGACACTTAGAATCTTTCCTTCAGAGAAGTAGAGCTCAGCATGGAGCCCTCCATGGCCACTGGCTGTTACTGTGACCTCCCATCCCCAAACCATCTTCTGAATGGAGAAAGGCTTCTAGGAACATCTTGCCTGCTCTCATCAGAATGACTTGGGCCCACAGCGTAGCCAGAGAATACgttcttggggaaaaaagataGGAAGTGTTgttcacagcactgctttgtttattcttacagtctttctttctgcctggTTGTCCAGAAAAGTTGGAAACAGAGGCAGTGATGGGCAGCCATGTGATCGTGTTGAGGAATATCAAATTGCTGGGGGCagggttggatggagccctgggcaaacTGGTCCAGTgtcagatctggaggttggtggtcctgcctgtgATGGGGGGTTGGTTCcatggggtcccttccaacccaagacattctatgattctaagaggCTATGATTCACATCAGTCTCAAACAACCTTTGAGGTTAAAATGTCAATGTTTTTTGACATCTTTATGTGAAATTTGACTTGTGCGTGCAGacctgaaacacagcacagaggagaGACCATACTCTGCATTACAAGTTCTGCTGTCAGTCTATAGAACCCTCCAAAATCAAGAGAAGAAGACACTTGGCTTTGCTCATCATGACAAGCAATTTATCCAGCATGTTCCACTCTGTGCAGAATGGTCAAACAGAAAATCACGCTTCTTTTTCAGGGCTCAGGTTGAAGTGCAAGGCTACACGCACATCTACTGGGTGCTGTGACTCATTCCCTTGGAGGGCTGCTTTTATATGATTCCTCCCCAGGAATGATACCTTAAAACAAATTCAAGTTAATGCCTTTAAATAATTTCATGGCTTCCTGCTGAGCCgtctcagcacagcagcacttccctCTGATATCAGAATCTTCCCCAGGTTCTTGGAGATCAGCCACCCTCTGTCACTGCAGGACATGAAGCCGTACTATTGTCTGAGTATCCCCTTTGTTTCCTTTACCTTCAAGTCAGCGCCATTCAGAATTGTAAGCAGCGTTGTCCTAACGTGATACATTTCTTGCCTTTCAACCCATCTTCTCAAACCACTAAATTCAGCTGCAATGACCGCCTCCGTCTCACAAACCTCTTAATGAGATGTCATTAGCACAGATTGCCCTGAGTGTCTGACATCTCCCATAGCTCCACGCGTCTTGCAGAGGGTGAGTCCGTGTTCTCCATCCCTACTGAAATCGATTCTAAAAGTAACTGTGCAGTGTGATACAAAAGCGCAGTGTGATACAAACTGCTTCTCCCGAGCTCGTCTGGTGTGTGTTTCAAGTCCCCCAAGAGCAAGTCAGAGGTTTTACAGCTCCAAAGAGCCTTTGCCCAAGCACTAATGGGCGATTTGGCAGGCAGATCTAACCTCGGCATTTCTTACTGCTTCCTAAAGTCCATTCTTTCATCATGTTTATAGATCAGTAGATTCTCATTCTATGTTACGTTCCAGGAATGCAGCCTGAGAGGTGACCAGTGCCTGTGGAAGGAAACAGATTGCACTTACGCGGGTCTTTATTGTGTTGACAGCATCATGTCTTGTAGGGTGACATCTGCAAAGAGGAAACAATGGCTCCATCTGAGGCAACTACAGAACTCCCAGTGCTACGGGTGGCTCATTCATAAAGCTCTGTGCACACCTCACTCTTTGCTGTAACTTCAGTAGGCGAAGTACTCCCAGGATGAGCCAAAATACTCCGTGCTTGAGCCACCAAACTCTTGAAGTAGATTATTTTCAGCCACTCTTTAATGTTTTGGCTAAGTTTAGCATTTTATTTGGGGTCAGCCCAGACCAAAGGAAATGCCTTTGCAGCTTTGATGCCGTTTGCTGCCAGATCccactgaatacaggaaaaTCCTCCAGGGGGATTATGCGAGCGCAGTTAAAGGACACTTAACCAAAGGACAGGGAAAGCCCGGGGAGCACCGCGTGTCTTTTAGCTTCATCTTCTTTTTGCCCCCCATTTCTTGGACGCGTTGCACCTCTTCGCAGTAGTGGAGCCGTCcgcgggcagcgccccctgctGGCCGTCCCGGGAAGCGCAGTGCAGCGCCGTGCAGCGCCGGGCGGCTCCCTTGGCTCGGTGCCGCCGTGGGGTCACGCCTGCCCGGTGCGCGGCGCTGGGCTTTCCGAGCCGCCCGCCCGCCGTGCCGCAGCCTCATGTCCTCGCTCCCCGCCGGCACCGACATCAAGAGGGCTCTGGACAACAGCCCCGAGACAAACATCGAGGATGAACTCCCCGACGGTCCGCCGCAACCGCGGCCCAAGAACTACCTGCTCCTCAGCATCCTCGCCTGTTTCTGCCCCGCGTATCCCATCAACATCGTAGCCTTCGTCTTCGCCGTCATGGTGAGTCGCACCGCGGCGGGCGGGGGCCGCCCTGAGTGCGCGACCCCCGGCTTGGGGCTGCGGGTGCTTGTAGGGCGATCCGCGGCCGTTGGCTCCCGGCCGGAGCCGTTCCCAGCCGCTGGAAGGGGCAGAGTGGGAGCGGAGGAGCCGTCCGGGGAGCGGGCATAGGGCGGGGTGTGCGGACCGGGTTAGTGGGGCAGAGAGCATCAGCCTGGGGGTCCGTACCGCTGTCCTAACGGGTACCGGCTCAGAAAGGTTTATCGGGTGACAAACGCGGGGGGAAAGGCGGTTCGAGGCGAGTTTTCAGTCCCAGGCTGTGTGAAGGAGGGAAGT
This sequence is a window from Excalfactoria chinensis isolate bCotChi1 chromosome 16, bCotChi1.hap2, whole genome shotgun sequence. Protein-coding genes within it:
- the TMEM233 gene encoding transmembrane protein 233, which translates into the protein MSSLPAGTDIKRALDNSPETNIEDELPDGPPQPRPKNYLLLSILACFCPAYPINIVAFVFAVMALNSYNQGDIEGSRRLGRNALWVAVASIIIGLVIIGIYCVVHFTTHAI